One stretch of Zingiber officinale cultivar Zhangliang chromosome 6B, Zo_v1.1, whole genome shotgun sequence DNA includes these proteins:
- the LOC121988387 gene encoding ATP-dependent Clp protease proteolytic subunit-related protein 4, chloroplastic-like: MEVAFSSLRSIPADASRVVSVSPTSSWSSGRTAPRGSASFSSAPSRPSSLSCGVVATPFLGVGSVHSDFNGIRVPSLKLPTLSYGRRPKSGVVTMVIPFLRGTAWEQPPPDLASYLYKNRIVYLGMCLVPAVTELMMAEFLYLQYEDAKKPIYLYINSTGTTKGGEKSGYETEAFAIYDVMRYIKTPIFTLCIGNAWGEAALLLAAGAKGNRAALPSSTIMIRQPIARFQGQASDVDIARKEISNVKAELVALYSRHIGKSQDQIEEDIRRPKYFSPSEAVEYGIIDKVLYNEKGPEDRSVISDLKRGQLAETV, encoded by the exons ATGGAGGTTGCCTTCTCCTCGCTGCGCTCAATCCCTGCCGATGCCAGTCGCGTTGTGTCCGTTTCTCCCACATCGTCGTGGAGCAGCGGCAGGACAGCGCCGAGGGGCTCCGCCTCCTTTTCTTCCGCTCCCTCGAGGCCTTCTTCCCTGAGTTGCGGCGTCGTCGCTACTCCTTTCCTCGGTGTCGGGAGCGTCCATAGCGACTTCAACGGAATAAGGGTTCCCTCCCTGAAGCTGCCTACTCTATCCTACGGTCGCCGCCCAAAGAGTGGTGTCGTTACCATG GTCATTCCTTTCTTGAGAGGAACAGCATGGGAGCAACCGCCTCCCGATCTAGCTTCTTACTTGTATAAAAATCGAATTGTATATTTGGGCATGTGTCTTGTTCCAGCAGTGACAGAGTTAATGATGGCAGAGTTCCTATATCTTCAATATGAGGATGCTAAGAAGCCAATATACCTATACATTAATTCTACTGGTACAACGAAA GGTGGAGAAAAGTCGGGTTATGAAACAGAGGCCTTTGCAATTTATGATGTCATGAG GTATATTAAAACTCCAATATTCACACTGTGCATTGGCAATGCTTGGGGAGAAGCTGCACTACTCTTGGCTGCTGGTGCTAAAGGAAACCGTGCTGCTTTACCATCATCAACAATAATGATAAGGCAG CCAATTGCAAGATTTCAAGGTCAAGCGTCAGATGTTGACATTGCaagaaaagaaataagcaatGTGAAGGCTGAATTG GTTGCTCTATACTCGAGACATATTGGAAAATCCCAGGATCAGATCGAGGAAGATATCAGACGTCCTAAATATTTCAGTCCTAGTGAAGCAGTCGAATATGGGATCATTGATAAG GTATTGTACAACGAAAAAGGTCCGGAAGATCGAAGTGTTATCTCTGATCTTAAAAGAGGACAACTCGCCGAGACTGTTTAA
- the LOC121988388 gene encoding probable protein transport Sec1b: MSMSEWDFAHANADHKFFRQISRERILNEMLRSSETKSSTTPWKILIMDKFTLKVMSFSCKMADITNQEISLVEDIFKRREPLPSMDAIYFIQPLKENVIMLLSDMSGRCPLYRKAYVFFSSPIPKELIAYIKNDTSLLPRIGALSEMNLEYFAIDNQAFTTDHEMAFEELFGETAQNSRKFNECLTTMATRVATAIASLKELPYVRYQVSKSMDGSDTKNMRDLVPSKLATAVWDILSKYKSSVPDFPQKETCELLIVDRTIDQIAPYIHEWTYDAMCHDLLEMDGNKYIYEAPAKPGATAEKKEALLEDNDPIWLELRYAHIADASERLHEKMSTFKSKNKAAQHQTSRDGGEISTKDLQKIVQALPQYNEQVEKLSLHVEIAGKINRLIREMHLRDIGQLEQDLVFGDAGAKEVITLLRTKQDASPESKLRLLMIYAATYPEKFEGDNGIKLMQLAKLSPEDMKAVNNLMYFGKIDPKKKSDGNFSLKFDVQKKKQAARKEKSGEEETWALSRFYPVVEELIEKLNKGELSKDDFPYINEPVAATQATASNGTQPVQSRRSRRTATWAKGRCSDDGYSSDSVLRNASVDFKNMGQRIFIFMIGGATRSELRAVHKLTTKLRREIILGCTSLDDPPMFITRLKMLKGPDRP; this comes from the exons ATGTCGATGTCGGAATGGGACTTCGCTCACGCCAACGCGGATCATAAGTTTTTCCGTCAAATTAGTCGTGAAA GAATTTTAAATGAAATGCTTAGATCGTCGGAAACAAAGAGCTCGACTACCCCATGGAAG ATACTTATCATGGACAAATTCACTCTCAAAGTGATGTCTTTTTCTTGTAAGATGGCAGACATTACAAACCAAGAAATCTCAT TGGTAGAGGACATTTTCAAAAGAAGGGAGCCTTTACCTTCAATGGATGCTATATATTTCATCCAACCACTAAAAGAAAA TGTCATCATGCTACTATCTGACATGTCTGGAAGATGTCCTTTGTACAGAAA gGCGTATGTTTTCTTTAGTTCACCTATACCCAAGGAATTGATTGCTTACATTAAGAATGACACGAGTCTTTTACCCCGTATAGGTGCTCTTAGCGAG ATGAACTTGGAGTATTTTGCTATTGATAATCAG GCGTTCACCACTGACCATGAGATGGCTTTTGAAGAATTATTTGGAGAAACAGCTCAAAATTCTCGTAAGTTCAATGAGTGCTTGACTACGATGGCTACACGAGTTGCCACAGCAATTGCTTCTTTGAAG GAACTTCCTTATGTGCGGTACCAAGTTTCTAAGTCCATGGATGGGTCTGACACAAAGAATATGCGTGACTTAGTACCCTCAAAGCTTGCTACAGCTGTTTGGGATATCCTGTCAAAGTATAAATCTTCAGTCCCTGATTTCCCCCAAAAGGAGACATGTGAGTTACTCATTGTGGATCGGACAATAGACCAG ATTGCACCTTATATACATGAATGGACATATGATGCAATGTGTCATGATTTGCTCGAGATGGATGGaaacaaatatatatatgag GCACCAGCAAAGCCTGGTGCAACAGCTGAAAAGAAAGAAGCCCTTTTGGAAGATAATGACCCCATATGGCTTGAACTGCGCTATGCACATATAGCTGAT GCTAGTGAAAGGTTGCATGAGAAGATGTCTACATTTAAGTCAAAGAATAAGGCTGCACAACACCAAACTTCCAG AGATGGCGGTGAGATTTCAACTAAAGATCTGCAAAAAATAGTCCAAGCTTTACCACAATACAACGAGCAAGTTGAAAAGCTTTCTCTTCATGTTGAG ATTGCAGGAAAAATCAATAGGTTGATTCGAGAAATGCATCTTAGAGACATAGGACAGTTAGAACAAGATCTTGTCTTTGGAGATGCAGGGGCAAAGGAAGTGATTACTCTACTGAGGACAAAGCAG GATGCCAGTCCTGAAAGTAAATTAAGATTATTGATGATTTATGCAGCCACTTACCCTGAGAAGTTTGAAGGGGACAATGGGATCAAGTTGATGCAG CTGGCAAAATTATCACCAGAGGATATGAAAGCTGTAAATAACTTGATGTACTTCGGAAAAATAGATCCCAAAAAGAAATCTGATGGAAACTTCTCTCTTAAATTTGATGTTCAGAAG AAGAAACAAGCTGCAAGAAAGGAAAAGAGTGGTGAAGAGGAAACCTGGGCATTGTCACGTTTTTATCCAGTGGTGGAG gAGCTGATcgagaaactaaacaaaggtgagCTATCCAAGGATGACTTTCCATATATAAATGAACCAGTTGCTGCTACTCAAGCCACAGCATCAAATGGTACACAACCTGTCCAATCCAGGAGATCCAGAAGGACTGCCACATGGGCAAAAGGTCGGTGCTCTGATGATGGCTATTCAAG TGATTCTGTACTTCGGAATGCATCTGTTGATTTCAAGAACATGGGCCAGCGTATCTTTATATTCATGATCGGTGGAGCAACTCGATCTGAG TTACGTGCAGTTCACAAACTTACAACAAAGTTGAGAAGAGAAATCATTCTTGGATGTACTAGTCTCGACGATCCTCCCATGTTCATCACA AGACTCAAGATGCTTAAAGGACCGGATCGTCCGTAA
- the LOC121988389 gene encoding probable calcium-binding protein CML7 produces MGKEPTDEQVASMKEAFNLFDTDGDGRIAASELGILMRSLGGNPTQAQLKEIAATEGLTDPFDFPRFLDLMRKYLRPEPFDRQLRDAFRVLDKDSTGKVSVADLRHVLTSIGEKLEPAEFDEWIREVEVGPDGTIQYEDFIVRMVAK; encoded by the coding sequence atGGGGAAGGAGCCGACGGATGAGCAGGTGGCGTCGATGAAGGAGGCCTTCAACCTGTTCGACACCGACGGCGACGGCCGGATCGCCGCGTCGGAGCTTGGCATCCTGATGCGCTCCCTTGGCGGCAACCCGACCCAGGCCCAGCTCAAGGAGATCGCCGCCACCGAGGGCCTTACCGACCCCTTCGACTTCCCCCGATTTCTCGATCTCATGCGCAAGTACCTCCGCCCCGAGCCCTTCGACCGCCAGCTCCGCGATGCCTTTCGCGTCCTCGACAAGGATTCCACCGGCAAAGTCTCCGTTGCTGACCTACGCCACGTACTCACCAGCATCGGCGAGAAACTTGAGCCCGCTGAGTTTGATGAGTGGATCCGCGAGGTGGAGGTCGGCCCCGACGGTACTATTCAATACGAAGACTTCATTGTTCGCATGGTCGCCAAGTGA
- the LOC121988391 gene encoding chitinase-like protein 1 — MRAMLLTMRLLLAVAVVAAVAGGWAEAGKPKLKTCDKGWECSGSIYCCNETITDYFQVYQFENLFSKRNAPVSHAVGFWDYQSFIAAAALFEPLGFGTTGDKLTKMREVAAFLGHVGSKTSCGYGVATGGPLAWGLCYNHEMSPSQDYCEKDYLYPCIEGVEYYGRGALPVYWNYNYGLVGDGIKVDLLNHPEFLEQNATIAFQAAMWRWMTPMKKKQPSAHDVFVGNWKPTTNDTLSKRLPGFGLTMNILYGDSICGQGFIDSMNNIISHYQYYLDLMGVGRGSSGDNVDCAEQVPFNPSYKAATT; from the exons ATGCGTGCGATGTTGCTCACGATGAGGCTGCTGCTGGCGGTGGCGGTGGTGGCGGCGGTGGCGGGTGGCTGGGCGGAGGCCGGCAAGCCGAAGCTGAAGACGTGCGACAAGGGGTGGGAGTGCAGCGGCAGCATCTACTGCTGCAACGAGACCATCACCGACTACTTCCAGGTGTACCAGTTCGAGAACCTCTTCAGCAAGCGCAACGCGCCGGTCTCACATGCCGTCGGCTTCTGGGACTACCAGTCCTTCATCGCCGCCGCCGCCCTCTTTGAGCCCCTCGGGTTCGGGACCACCGGCGATAAGCTTACCAAGATGAGGGAGGTCGCCGCCTTCCTCGGCCATGTCGGCAGCAAAACCTCCT GTGGGTATGGTGTTGCCACTGGTGGCCCACTTGCATGGGGATTATGTTATAATCATGAAATGAGCCCAAGCCAAGATTATTGCGAGAAAGACTACCTCTATCCTTGCATTGAAGGTGTTGAATATTATGGGCGTGGGGCTCTACCTGTGTACTG GAACTACAACTATGGTCTAGTTGGTGATGGCATAAAGGTCGACCTTTTGAACCATCCAGAGTTCCTCGAGCAGAATGCTACTATAGCTTTCCAAGCAGCCATGTGGAGGTGGATGACACCGATGAAGAAGAAGCAGCCTTCGGCGCATGATGTTTTTGTCGGGAACTGGAAGCCCACAACGAACGATACCTTGTCCAAAAGGTTGCCGGGATTCGGACTCACCATGAACATTTTGTACGGAGATAGTATTTGTGGCCAAGGCTTCATTGATTCCATGAACAACATCATATCACACTACCAGTATTACTTGGACCTGATGGGAGTAGGGCGTGGAAGCTCGGGCGACAACGTGGATTGTGCAGAACAAGTGCCTTTCAACCCATCTTACAAAGCTGCTACAACCTAA